A window of the Streptomyces albireticuli genome harbors these coding sequences:
- a CDS encoding helix-turn-helix transcriptional regulator has translation MDTPAELGDFLRTRRARLQPEDVGLVAYGKSRRVPGLRREELAQLAGVSVAYYTRLEQGQSGNASDGVLDALARALRLTPDEHAHLRNLARPGRTGRRAAARPQSAGAGVRQLVAAMGTPAVVLDLRHDVLAWNPLGHALLAGHVDAAGPGRPEERPNTQRILFLDSHARELYPRWEEEARRAVAALRLAAGAHPEDRRLAELIGELCMRSEEFAALWARHPVRACTSGTKVFHHPLVGAMSLQFEMMGLPDTDGQRLLAFSAEPGSPSEAALRLLASSVSEAGIPGPHGGPYAAGDRSARITG, from the coding sequence ATGGACACACCTGCGGAGTTGGGAGATTTCCTCCGTACGCGCCGGGCCCGCCTCCAGCCGGAGGACGTGGGCCTGGTGGCGTACGGGAAGAGCCGGCGCGTGCCGGGGCTGCGGCGCGAGGAGCTCGCGCAGCTGGCCGGGGTGAGCGTGGCGTACTACACCAGGCTGGAGCAGGGGCAGTCGGGGAACGCCTCGGACGGGGTGCTGGACGCCCTGGCGCGGGCGCTGCGGCTGACCCCGGACGAGCACGCGCACCTGCGGAACCTGGCCCGGCCGGGCCGGACGGGGCGGCGGGCCGCGGCGCGGCCGCAGAGCGCGGGGGCCGGGGTGCGGCAGCTGGTGGCGGCGATGGGCACGCCGGCGGTGGTGCTGGACCTGCGCCACGACGTGCTGGCCTGGAACCCGCTGGGTCACGCCCTGCTGGCGGGCCATGTCGACGCCGCGGGGCCCGGCCGGCCGGAGGAGCGGCCCAACACCCAGCGGATCCTGTTCCTGGACAGCCACGCGCGGGAGCTGTACCCGCGGTGGGAGGAGGAGGCCAGGCGGGCGGTCGCCGCGCTGCGGCTGGCGGCGGGCGCCCATCCGGAGGACCGCCGGCTGGCCGAGCTGATCGGTGAACTCTGCATGCGCAGCGAGGAGTTCGCGGCACTGTGGGCGCGGCATCCGGTGCGGGCCTGCACCTCGGGCACGAAGGTCTTCCACCATCCGCTGGTGGGGGCGATGTCCCTCCAGTTCGAGATGATGGGGCTGCCGGACACGGACGGCCAGCGGCTGCTGGCGTTCAGCGCGGAGCCGGGCTCCCCGTCGGAGGCGGCGCTGCGGCTGCTGGCCTCGTCGGTCTCGGAGGCGGGCATTCCAGGTCCGCATGGTGGACCGTACGCGGCCGGTGACCGCTCGGCGCGGATCACCGGCTGA